In a single window of the Massilia oculi genome:
- the gmhB gene encoding D-glycero-beta-D-manno-heptose 1,7-bisphosphate 7-phosphatase yields the protein MKLIILDRDGVINHDSPDFIKSPAEWIPIPGSLEAIARLNQAGYRVVVATNQSGIARGLFDITTLNAIHAKLHAAAQLVGADIDAIFFCPHAAIDACDCRKPKSGMFEEIGKRFKVNLKGVPTVGDSLRDLQAGFNRGCTPYLVLTGKGEKTKATGGLPPGTQVFPDLAAMVTAFLKPGSATSATSGTTGAQPA from the coding sequence ATGAAGCTCATCATCCTCGACCGGGATGGGGTGATCAACCACGATTCGCCGGACTTCATCAAGTCGCCGGCCGAGTGGATCCCGATCCCAGGCTCGCTCGAGGCGATCGCGCGCCTGAACCAGGCGGGCTACCGAGTCGTGGTCGCGACCAACCAGTCGGGCATCGCGCGCGGCCTGTTCGACATCACGACCCTGAACGCCATCCACGCCAAGCTGCATGCGGCGGCCCAGCTGGTGGGCGCCGACATCGACGCCATCTTCTTCTGCCCGCACGCGGCGATCGACGCCTGCGATTGCCGCAAGCCCAAGTCGGGCATGTTCGAAGAGATCGGCAAGCGCTTCAAGGTCAATCTCAAGGGCGTGCCCACCGTGGGCGACTCGCTGCGCGACCTGCAGGCCGGCTTCAACCGCGGCTGCACGCCCTACCTGGTGCTGACCGGGAAAGGCGAGAAGACAAAGGCCACCGGCGGCCTGCCGCCCGGCACCCAGGTGTTCCCGGACCTGGCGGCGATGGTGACGGCCTTCCTCAAGCCGGGATCTGCAACGAGCGCCACCTCTGGCACAACCGGCGCGCAGCCTGCATAA
- the glyS gene encoding glycine--tRNA ligase subunit beta — protein MNQTLLVELQTEELPPKALVKLGAAFATGIANGLKARDFLEADSVVTTHATPRRLAVTITNVRGTSPDKSIREKVLPVSVALDKEGNPSAPLAKKLAALGFPDLTVDQLERAQDGKAESFFYTFTAAGSALAGALQDVLLDTVSKLPIPKVMSYQRPNGDTVQFVRPVHLLTALHGDQVLPLSLLGLAAGRTTMGHRFLSHGGPIVIDHADHYAQVLEAEGKVLSSAQARKDSIRAQLLDKAGADQVLMPESLLDEVAALVEWPVVYECRFEEEFLAVPQECLILTMQTNQKYFALTDSEGKLRSRFLIVSNIATDAPEAIVGGNERVVRPRLSDAKFFFEQDKKKTLESRLPQLASVVYHNKLGSQAERSERVTKLATYIATRLGFDAALAERGARLSKADLLTDMVGEFPELQGIMGTYYARHNGEHDDVARAASEHYQPRFAGDALPATNTGLAVALADKLETLVGIWAIGLQPTGEKDPFALRRHALGIMRMLVEKRLPLSIADMLADAMTTFADEPARFESLRDPRAEVTAFMLDRLRSMLRERGFSPNEVEAVLAQNPDRVDDVVQRLEAVQAFAALPEAASLAAANKRITNILKKNEEAMPKDAAVDPGLLQDQAEKDLAAAVARVQPEVDAAFAAGDFSGTLKTLAQLRDQVDAFFNDVMVMADDVALRNNRLALLAVLHGMMNRVADISKLAA, from the coding sequence ATGAACCAAACACTCCTCGTCGAACTGCAGACCGAAGAACTGCCGCCGAAGGCGCTCGTCAAGCTGGGCGCGGCCTTTGCGACCGGCATCGCCAATGGCCTGAAGGCGCGCGACTTCCTGGAAGCCGACAGCGTCGTCACCACCCACGCCACCCCGCGCCGCCTGGCCGTCACGATCACCAATGTGCGCGGCACGTCGCCCGACAAATCGATCCGCGAGAAGGTGCTGCCTGTCTCCGTGGCCCTCGACAAGGAAGGCAATCCGAGCGCGCCGCTGGCCAAGAAGCTGGCCGCGCTGGGCTTCCCCGACCTCACCGTCGACCAGCTCGAACGCGCCCAGGACGGCAAGGCCGAGAGCTTCTTCTACACCTTTACCGCCGCCGGCAGCGCCCTGGCAGGCGCCCTGCAGGACGTGCTGCTTGATACGGTGTCCAAGCTGCCGATCCCGAAGGTCATGAGCTACCAGCGCCCGAACGGCGATACCGTGCAGTTCGTGCGTCCGGTGCACCTCCTGACCGCGCTGCATGGCGACCAGGTGCTGCCACTGTCGCTGCTGGGCCTGGCCGCCGGCCGCACCACGATGGGCCACCGCTTCCTGTCGCACGGCGGCCCGATCGTGATCGACCATGCGGACCACTACGCGCAGGTGCTGGAAGCCGAAGGCAAGGTCCTGTCGTCGGCCCAGGCACGCAAGGACAGCATCCGCGCCCAGCTGCTCGACAAGGCCGGCGCCGACCAGGTGCTGATGCCCGAATCGCTGCTGGACGAAGTGGCGGCCCTGGTCGAATGGCCGGTGGTCTATGAATGCCGCTTCGAGGAAGAATTCCTGGCCGTGCCACAGGAATGCCTGATCCTCACCATGCAGACGAACCAGAAATACTTCGCGCTGACCGACAGCGAAGGCAAGCTGCGCTCGCGCTTCCTGATCGTGTCGAACATCGCGACCGATGCGCCCGAGGCCATCGTCGGCGGCAACGAGCGCGTGGTGCGTCCGCGCCTGTCGGACGCCAAGTTCTTCTTCGAGCAGGACAAGAAGAAAACCCTCGAGTCGCGCCTGCCGCAGCTCGCGAGCGTGGTCTACCACAACAAGCTGGGCTCGCAGGCCGAGCGCAGCGAGCGCGTCACCAAGCTGGCGACCTATATCGCCACCCGCCTGGGCTTCGACGCGGCGCTGGCCGAACGCGGCGCGCGCCTGTCCAAGGCCGACCTCCTGACCGACATGGTCGGCGAGTTCCCCGAGCTGCAAGGCATCATGGGCACGTATTACGCGCGCCACAATGGCGAGCATGACGACGTCGCGCGCGCGGCGTCCGAACATTACCAGCCGCGCTTCGCCGGCGACGCCCTGCCAGCCACCAATACCGGCCTGGCGGTCGCCCTGGCCGACAAGCTGGAAACCCTGGTCGGCATCTGGGCCATCGGCCTGCAGCCGACCGGCGAGAAGGATCCGTTCGCGCTGCGCCGCCACGCGCTGGGCATCATGCGCATGCTGGTCGAGAAGCGCCTGCCGCTGTCGATCGCCGACATGCTGGCCGACGCGATGACCACGTTCGCCGACGAACCGGCGCGCTTTGAATCGCTGCGGGATCCGCGCGCGGAAGTCACCGCCTTCATGCTCGACCGCCTGCGCAGCATGCTGCGCGAGCGCGGCTTCTCGCCGAACGAGGTCGAGGCGGTGCTGGCCCAGAACCCGGACCGCGTCGACGACGTGGTGCAGCGCCTGGAAGCGGTGCAGGCCTTCGCGGCGCTGCCCGAGGCGGCCTCGCTGGCCGCCGCCAACAAGCGCATCACCAACATCCTCAAGAAGAACGAGGAAGCGATGCCGAAGGACGCCGCGGTCGACCCTGGCCTGCTGCAGGACCAGGCCGAGAAGGACCTGGCGGCCGCCGTCGCCCGCGTGCAGCCCGAAGTCGATGCGGCCTTCGCCGCGGGCGACTTCAGCGGCACGCTCAAGACCCTGGCCCAGTTGCGCGACCAGGTCGACGCCTTCTTCAACGACGTGATGGTGATGGCCGACGACGTCGCGCTGCGCAACAACCGCCTGGCCCTGCTGGCGGTCTTGCATGGCATGATGAACCGCGTGGCCGACATCTCGAAGCTGGCGGCCTGA
- the glyQ gene encoding glycine--tRNA ligase subunit alpha, whose amino-acid sequence MLTFQQIILTLQSYWDKQGCALLQPYDMEVGAGTFHTGTFLRAIGPEPWRAAYVQPSRRPKDGRYGENPNRLQHYYQYQVALKPAPENILDLYLGSLEALGLDLKKNDVRFVEDDWESPTLGAWGLGWEVWLNGMEVTQFTYFQQVGGLDCKPVLGEITYGIERLAMYLQGVENVYDLVWTEWEENGERKTLSYGDVFHQNEVEQSTYNFEHSNTEILFQAFNNHESEAKRLVELQLTLPAYEQIMKASHSFNLLDARGAISVTERAAYIGRVRTLSRLVAQAYYDSREKLGFPMAPGAAKAAA is encoded by the coding sequence ATGCTCACATTCCAACAAATCATCCTCACCCTGCAGTCCTACTGGGACAAGCAGGGCTGCGCACTGCTCCAGCCCTACGACATGGAAGTCGGCGCGGGCACCTTCCACACCGGCACCTTCCTGCGTGCGATCGGCCCGGAGCCGTGGCGCGCCGCCTATGTGCAGCCGTCGCGCCGTCCGAAGGATGGCCGCTATGGCGAGAATCCGAACCGCCTGCAGCACTACTACCAGTACCAGGTGGCGCTCAAGCCGGCGCCCGAGAACATCCTCGACCTCTACCTCGGTTCGCTCGAGGCATTGGGCCTGGACCTGAAGAAGAATGACGTGCGCTTCGTCGAGGACGACTGGGAAAGCCCGACCCTGGGCGCCTGGGGCCTCGGCTGGGAAGTCTGGCTGAACGGCATGGAAGTGACCCAGTTCACCTATTTCCAGCAGGTCGGCGGCCTCGATTGCAAGCCGGTGCTGGGCGAGATCACCTATGGCATCGAGCGCCTGGCCATGTACCTGCAGGGCGTCGAGAACGTTTACGACCTGGTGTGGACCGAGTGGGAAGAGAACGGCGAAAGGAAGACCCTGTCGTATGGCGACGTCTTCCACCAGAACGAGGTCGAACAATCGACCTACAACTTCGAGCATTCGAACACCGAGATCCTGTTCCAGGCTTTCAACAACCACGAATCCGAAGCCAAGCGCCTGGTCGAGCTGCAACTGACCCTGCCGGCCTATGAGCAGATCATGAAGGCCTCGCACAGCTTCAACCTGCTGGACGCGCGCGGCGCGATCTCGGTAACCGAGCGCGCCGCCTACATCGGCCGCGTGCGCACCCTGTCGCGCCTGGTGGCGCAAGCCTATTACGATTCGCGCGAGAAGCTGGGCTTCCCGATGGCGCCAGGCGCCGCGAAAGCCGCCGCCTGA